The Magnolia sinica isolate HGM2019 chromosome 10, MsV1, whole genome shotgun sequence genome includes a window with the following:
- the LOC131217465 gene encoding uncharacterized protein LOC131217465 isoform X2: MGDHEGWAQPSGLLPNGLLPYEAASVTQALDVERWSKAEERTAELIACIQPNQPSEERRNAVADYVQRLITKCFSCQVFTFGSVPLKTYLPDGDIDLTAFSNDQNMKDTWAQEVRDVLEKEEKSENAEFRVKEVQYIQAEVKIIKCLVENIVVDISFNQLGGLCTLCFLEEVDHLINQNHLFKRSIILIKAWCYYESRILGAHHGLISTYALETLVLYIFHVFNNSFAGPLEVLYRFLEFFSNFDWDNFCISLWGPVPISSLPDMTAEPPRRDSGELLLSKLFLDACSSVYAVFPGGQENQGQPFVSKHFNVIDPLRTNNNLGRSVSKGNFFRIRSAFAFGAKRLARLLECPKENLIAEVNQFFMNTWDRHGSGHRPDAPSPDLWPPQPLNPDPVDMSAKFRNQTDTKKRGENVRLQGGHAEGAHVFHGISHQLANTTSYPPENMSRTSNTSAISRAQSHKHYNNQTVHAEMGRKSSQPDHSVHECGLQGRYHFARTHSSPELTDTFGEVSSQGRHNRVPETGKSELASARQDHVGRRKNLGSEVSASHSSRSSTEDPSSVRHSSSHQSLDAGADSNSVSNSYHDDAGLLGSIGEELASVSETMDMQQEEQDLVNMMASSRVACFNGPVQLPLNLGSSHLPLPLSPTVLASMGYAQRSMAGMVPPNIPLVEPPWGSNMQFPHGIVPTSLPHYFPSVGLTSGPDEMVESGNESSGLTEINQDDSDGFWHERNGEPGRGFDPDGGSFQTSQLDDQNQSAPGESNFIPSRIGNSDGSFPRGRPQKFAKENRGIPREGSSDACQNSKGNDVYSTDRNLDLRFLPVAPSSSSSSRSKPASESSWDGALSTKVSKSSRDKRGRKSAPFAVPPAHAKAKGGWQHEGASSDHASSQADDDNRDWTPLSIKGTEMVERSTVPTSMAHVRSHPLPGYEQAEIGGSDSVIPITPMLVGPGSRQRVMDNSGVVPFAFYPTGPPVPFLTMLPVYNFPPEMGNSDGSTSHCDRDDGLDNSLINQSDQNFDSAESINQLEIFTSPRSIRGGASVEPSEEHKSDILNSDFASHWQNLQYGRFCQNSRNHVPVMYPSPVMVPQLYLQGHFPWDGPGRPLPANVNLITQLMSYSPRLVPVTPLQHGSNQPAGVYQRYGDEVPRYRGGTGTYLPNPKVSFRDRQSSSTRNHRGSYNYDRHDHGEREWNWNMNPKSRALGRGHSRSQAEKPSSRPDRLAATESRVDRQWDSFRHEPFATYQAQPQNGPFSSANSMQSSASMAYSMYPFPAVNTNGISPNGHTIPSVVMLYSYDNNIGYASPTEQLEFGSLGPVHSGVNEASQLGDSRPARSVYEQRRSTYRGGSPARSSPDQPSSPQLRRGI, translated from the exons GTTTTCACCTTTGGGTCAGTACCTCTCAAGACGTATCTACCTGATGGGGACATTGACTTAACAGCTTTCAGTAATGATCAAAATATGAAGGATACATGGGCACAGGAGGTCCGTGATGTTCTTGAGAAGGAAGAGAAGAGCGAGAATGCTGAATTCCGTGTAAAAGAAGTTCAGTACATTCAGGCCGAA GTGAAAATCATAAAGTGCCTTGTTGAAAACATTGTGGTAGACATATCCTTTAACCAGCTCGGTGGGTTGTGTACCCTTTGTTTCCTCGAGGAG GTTGACCATTTGATAAATCAAAATCATTTATTCAAGCGCAGCATCATACTGATTAAGGCCTGGTGTTACTACGAGAGCCGTATCTTGGGTGCCCATCACGGACTCATTTCTACTTACGCTCTGGAGACATTGGTTCTGtacatatttcatgtttttaaCAATTCCTTTGCCGGGCCACTTGAG GTCCTTTATCGTTTTCTGGAGTTCTTCAGTAACTTCGACTGGGACAACTTCTGCATTAGCCTTTGGGGTCCAGTTCCTATCAGTTCACTTCCGGATATGACAG CTGAACCTCCTCGAAGGGATAGTGGAGAGCTATTGCTCAGCAAACTCTTTCTTGATGCTTGTAGCTCAGTATATGCAGTCTTCCCTGGTGGCCAAGAAAATCAGGGCCAGCCTTTTGTGTCTAAGCATTTCAATGTTATCGATCCTTTACGAACAAACAACAACCTTGGACGCAGTGTCAGTAAAG GTAATTTCTTTAGGATACGCAGCGCCTTTGCATTTGGGGCAAAAAGGTTGGCCAGGTTACTTGAGTGTCCAAAAGAGAACCTAATTGCTGAAGTCAATCAGTTCTTCATGAACACTTGGGACAGGCATGGTAGTGGTCATCGTCCTGATGCTCCTAGCCCGGACCTCTGGCCTCCACAACCTTTGAATCCAGATCCCGTCGACATGTCTGCAAAGTTCAGGAACCAAACAGATACCAAAAAAAGGGGTGAAAATGTCAGATTACAAGGTGGTCATGCTGAGGGAGCTCATGTGTTCCATGGGATATCCCACCAACTTGCTAATACCACAAGCTATCCTCCTGAAAACATGTCTAGGACCAGTAACACGTCTGCAATTTCTCGTGCTCAGAGCCACAAGCATTACAACAACCAAACTGTGCATGCTGAGATGGGTCGGAAAAGTTCCCAGCCAGACCATTCAGTCCATGAATGCGGATTGCAGGGCAGGTACCACTTTGCAAGGACACACTCTAGTCCTGAGCTCACCGACACATTTGGCGAGGTTTCATCTCAAGGAAGGCATAACAGGGTGCCCGAAACAGGAAAGAGTGAGCTCGCTTCTGCAAGACAAGATCATGTTGGCAGAAGGAAGAACTTGGGGTCTGAAGTTTCGGCCAGTCACAGTTCAAGATCTTCGACTGAGGACCCATCATCTGTGAGGCACAGTTCGTCCCATCAGAGCCTTGATGCTGGTGCTGATTCAAACAGTGTTTCGAATAGTTATCATGATGATGCTGGCTTGTTGGGATCCATTGGGGAAGAACTCGCTTCCGTTTCCGAGACAATGGATAtgcaacaggaagaacaagatcTGGTCAATATGATGGCATCATCTCGAGTTGCTTGTTTCAATGGACCGGTTCAGTTGCCGTTGAATTTGGGTTCTTCTCATCTTCCTCTTCCGCTCTCACCGACAGTTCTAGCTTCAATGGGTTATGCTCAAAGAAGCATGGCGGGCATGGTTCCCCCGAATATTCCCTTGGTCGAACCTCCTTGGGGCTCAAACATGCAATTTCCCCATGGCATTGTTCCCACTTCATTACCTCATTATTTCCCCAGCGTTGGATTGACGTCAGGCCCCGATGAAATGGTTGAATCTGGTAATGAGAGCTCGGGTTTGACAGAAATAAACCAGGACGACAGTGATGGTTTTTGGCACGAACGGAATGGTGAGCCTGGCAGAGGGTTTGATCCTGATGGCGGAAGTTTTCAGACGTCACAGTTGGATGACCAGAACCAGTCGGCTCCAGGAGAATCCAACTTCATACCTTCTCGGATTGGTAATTCTGATGGTTCTTTTCCCAGAGGCCGTCCGCAGAAGTTTGCCAAAGAAAACAGAGGGATACCAAGGGAGGGCTCGAGTGATGCTTGTCAAAACAGCAAGGGAAATGATGTTTACTCCACAGACAGGAATTTGGATTTGAGGTTTTTGCCAGTAGCcccatctagttctagttcttccaGAAGTAAACCAGCTTCTGAAAGTTCTTGGGATGGAGCATTGTCCACGAAGGTCTCCAAGTCGTCAAGGGACAAACGGGGAAGAAAATCTGCGCCCTTTGCAGTTCCTCCTGCTCATGCAAAAGCTAAGGGTGGGTGGCAGCACGAGGGGGCATCATCCGATCATGCTTCTTCTCAGGCAGATGATGACAACAGAGACTGGACCCCTCTTTCAATCAAGGGAACTGAGATGGTGGAACGAAGCACAGTACCCACATCTATGGCGCATGTTCGAAGCCACCCATTACCTGGCTATGAGCAAGCAGAAATAGGTGGATCAGATTCAGTGATACCCATCACCCCAATGCTTGTTGGTCCTGGTTCACGACAGAGGGTGATGGATAACTCTGGGGTGGTACCATTTGCTTTTTATCCCACGGGACCACCTGTTCCATTCTTAACAATGCTTCCTGTGTATAATTTTCCACCTGAGATGGGAAACTCTGATGGATCAACCAGCCACTGTGATAGGGATGATGGGCTGGATAACAGCCTCATAAACCAATCCGATCAGAACTTTGATTCAGCAGAAAGCATTAACCAGCTGGAGATTTTCACGAGTCCTCGTTCTATCAGAGGCGGTGCTTCTGTGGAGCCCAGTGAGGAGCACAAGTCCGATATTCTTAACAGCGACTTTGCGAGCCATTGGCAAAATCTGCAGTACGGGCGGTTCTGCCAAAACTCACGGAACCATGTGCCCGTGATGTATCCTTCACCTGTTATGGTGCCGCAGCTGTATCTACAAGGTCATTTCCCATGGGACGGTCCTGGCAGACCTCTTCCAGCTAATGTGAACCTCATCACTCAACTAATGAGCTACAGCCCACGTCTTGTTCCCGTCACACCTCTGCAGCATGGTTCTAATCAGCCAGCTGGCGTCTATCAGCGTTATGGAGATGAGGTCCCTAGATACCGTGGTGGTACGGGAACCTATTTGCCAAATCCT AAGGTTTCTTTCAGAGACCGACAGTCTTCAAGTACCAGAAACCACAGAGGGAGTTACAACTACGACCGGCATGACCATGGTGAGAGAGAATGGAACTGGAACATGAACCCGAAATCACGAGCTTTAGGCCGTGGCCACAGTCGCAGCCAAGCTGAGAAGCCAAGCTCAAGGCCTGACCGACTGGCTGCCACCGAAAGCCGGGTTGACAGGCAGTGGGACTCTTTCAGGCACGAGCCATTTGCCACGTACCAGGCACAACCTCAGAATGGTCCATTCAGCTCGGCCAACTCCATGCAAAGCTCAGCCAGCATGGCGTACAGCATGTATCCATTTCCAGCTGTGAATACAAATGGCATCTCTCCAAATGGACATACCATTCCTTCTGTTGTCATGCTGTATTCATATGATAACAATATTGGTTATGCTTCACCAACTGAGCAGCTCGAGTTTGGGTCTCTTGGACCTGTGCATTCGGGTGTGAATGAAGCATCGCAGCTCGGTGACAGCAGGCCAGCAAGGAGTGTGTATGAGCAGAGACGCAGCACCTACCGGGGAGGTTCTCCTGCACGCTCATCGCCAGATCAGCCCTCTTCGCCACAACTCCGAAG GGGGATTTGA